A portion of the Acanthopagrus latus isolate v.2019 chromosome 21, fAcaLat1.1, whole genome shotgun sequence genome contains these proteins:
- the camk2n1a gene encoding calcium/calmodulin-dependent protein kinase II inhibitor 1a gives MSEVLPYNEGKMSGYGADSEVSQMSFSCGLQDTSAFFASSQAKRPPKLGQIGRAKRVVIEDDRIDEVLKGMTDKSSPGV, from the exons ATGTCCGAGGTGCTGCCATACAACGAGGGGAAGATGAGCGGGTACGGGGCGGACAGCGAGGTCAGCCAGATGTCCTTTAGCTGCGGACTGCAGGACACAAGCGCCTTTTTCGCCTCGTCGCAGGCGAAAAGACCCCCAAAGCTCGGACAGATCGGCCGAGCCAAGAGAG tGGTCATCGAGGACGACCGAATAGACGAGGTCCTGAAGGGGATGACAGACAAGTCTTCACCCGGCGTCTAA
- the mul1a gene encoding mitochondrial ubiquitin ligase activator of nfkb 1-A codes for MDGFHVNFPEVVCLGATFTLSGICYYLYKKSRKTLDTLDAAPHFPIDKNLKDILKVTPGACLQYAVIEGAVQPVGEPLSSHFQKECVGVLQKFTLKEHRLLWNSLTRSWTDSERIVHQRVNAVPFVLMGSNETSVRVLCPLQASGFPMEITHEKFHQVNYGLSDIVGQYLSGEKLKGQLEIEEMLKVGTVLTGVGELTLETDGTLNLQPPSNGSQYFLSITDFDTLRGEQENTTVLWKVLAIVSSLAGAAVLCWICRRYYYQLKTRWEQERERREFERLLADAPRARAPAAGPEAPHDGAEEHIENACVICLSQPRNCILLDCGHVCCCHSCYQALPQHRCPICRQTISRVVPLYHV; via the exons ATGGATGGATTTCATGTGAACTTTCCAGAGGTAGTGTGCCTTGGGGCCACCTTTACCCTCTCAGGCATCTGCTACTACCTCTATAAGAAGAGCCGGAAGACACTGGATACACTTGAT GCGGCTCCACACTTCCCCATAGATAAAAATCTCAAAGACATCCTGAAAGTTACTCCAGGAGCATGTCTACAGTACGCTGTTATCGAAG GTGCCGTGCAACCAGTGGGCGAGCCTCTTTCGAGTCACTTCCAAAAAGAATGTGTCGGAGTGTTGCAGAAATTCACATTGAAAGAACACAGGCTGCTGTGGAACAGCCTGACACGCTCTTG GACGGACAGTGAACGAATCGTGCACCAGAGAGTGAACGCGGTGCCGTTCGTGTTAATGGGATCCAATGAGACCTCGGTCAGAGTCCTGTGTCCTCTGCAGGCCTCTGGATTCCCCATGGAGATCACCCACGAAAAGTTCCACCAGGTTAATTACGGCTTGAGTGACATCGTAGGACAGTACCTCAGTGGGGAGAAGCTCAAAGGGCAACTAGAGATCGAAGAAATGCTCAAG GTTGGCACAGTCCTTACAGGCGTAGGGGAGTTGACATTGGAGACAGACGGCACCCTGAATCTTCAACCTCCCTCCAACGGCTCACAGTACTTCTTGAGCATTACAGACTTTGACACCCTGCGCGGGGAGCAAGAGAACACAACTGTTTTGTGGAAGGTGCTCGCCATCGTCTCTTCTTTGGCGGGAGCGGCGGTCCTTTGCTGGATCTGCCGACGCTACTATTACCAGCTAAAAACTCGCTGGGAGCAGGAGCGGGAGAGGAGGGAATTTGAGAGGCTCCTGGCCGACGCACCAAGAGCGCGAGCTCCAGCGGCGGGCCCCGAGGCTCCTCATGACGGGGCGGAGGAGCACATAGAGAACGCCTGTGTGATTTGTCTCAGTCAGCCACGTAACTGTATTCTGTTGGACTGTGGACATGTGTGTTGCTGCCACAGCTGCTACCAGGCCCTCCCACAACACCGATGCCCCATATGTAGACAGACCATAAGCAGAGTGGTGCCTCTCTACCACGTCTGA
- the alg3 gene encoding dol-P-Man:Man(5)GlcNAc(2)-PP-Dol alpha-1,3-mannosyltransferase, translated as MAGAARRKSPGAPSPLWGKLHALWQDKHLVLFKTEYTLLVVSVLWFLEIGFNVWVIQKVAYTEIDWKAYMDEVEGVINGTYDYTQLKGDTGPLVYPAGFVYIFTALYYITSHGVNIRLGQYLFAVFYLITLLLVFRIYNRTKKVPPYVFFFVCCASYRIHSIFVLRLFNDPVAMMLLFAAVNLFMDGHWTLGCGLYSLAVSVKMNVLLFAPGLLFLLLSEFGLIRTIPRLSLCAAIQVLLGLPFLLENPVGYLSRAFDLGRQFMFKWTVNWRFLPEWLFLNRYFHLALLAAHLLTLLLFALRHWKRPGESVFDLLKEPGKRKIPPQKTTVDQIVLTLFTSNFIGMCFSRSLHYQFYVWYFHTLPYLLWSGGVKKLAHLLRVLILGLIELSWNTYPSTNSSSAALHVCHLIILLCLWLAPPLPSAPAETQDDTPAKEKRQ; from the exons ATGGCAGGAGCTGCGCGGAGGAAGTCTCCCGGCGCCCCGTCCCCTCTGTGGGGGAAACTCCACGCACTGTGGCAGGACAAACATTTGGTCTTGTTCAAGACGGAATACACGCTGCTGGTCGTGTCAGTGTTGTGGTTCCTGGAGATCGGGTTCAATGTGTGGGTCATACAAAAAGTAGCAT ACACCGAGATCGACTGGAAAGCCTACATGGATGAAGTGGAGGGAGTCATCAATGGTACTTACGACTACACTCAGCTTAAAGGAGACACCGGCCCCTTGGT GTACCCGGCTGGCTTTGTCTACATCTTCACAGCTCTCTACTACATCACCAGCCACGGAGTGAACATCCGTCTGGGCCAGTACCTTTTTGCAGTTTTCTACCTCATCACCCTGCTGCTTGTCTTCAGGATATACAACCGCACCAAGAAG GTTCCTCCATATGTGTTCTTCTTTGTGTGCTGTGCATCTTATCGGATCCACTCCATCTTTGTGCTGCGTCTCTTCAACGACCCGGTGGCCATGATGCTGCTGTTTGCAGCCGTCAACCTCTTCATGGACGGACACTGGACTCTAGGCTGCGGCCTTTACAG TTTAGCAGTGtctgtgaaaatgaatgtgctACTTTTTGCTCCGGggctgctcttcctcctcctgtctgagtTTGGTCTAATACGAACCATCCCGAGACTTTCGCTGTGTGCAGCCATACAG GTTTTGCTGGGTCTGCCTTTCCTCCTGGAGAATCCGGTCGGTTACTTGAGCCGGGCATTTGATCTCGGCCGTCAGTTTATGTTCAAGTGGACGGTCAACTGGCGCTTCCTGCCAGAATGGCTCTTCTTGAATCGGTACTTCCACTTAGCCCTGCTGGCTGCCCACCTGCTCACCCTGCTGCTCTTCGCTCTCCGCCATTGGAAGAG ACCAGGAGAAAGTGTCTTCGACCTCCTCAAGGAGCCAGGAAAGAGGAAGATCCCTCCTCAGAAAACCACCGTCGATC AGATCGTACTGACTCTGTTCACCTCTAACTTCATTGGAATGTGCTTCAGCCGTTCATTGCACTACCAGTTCTACGTCTGGTACTTCCACACGCTGCCCTACCTGCTCTGGAGTGGAGGAGTCAAGAAACTGGCCCACCTGCTCAG gGTCCTGATCCTGGGTCTGATCGAGCTTTCGTGGAACACCTACCCGTCCACTAACAGCAGCTCAGCCGCGCTCCACGTCTGTcacctcatcatcctcctctgtctgtggcTGGCTCCGCCCCTGCCCTCAGCTCCAGCGGAAACCCAAGACGATACGCCCGCCAAAGAGAAACGCCAGTGA